A window of Daphnia pulicaria isolate SC F1-1A chromosome 10, SC_F0-13Bv2, whole genome shotgun sequence contains these coding sequences:
- the LOC124314540 gene encoding peroxidase-like: MTFVRTHIGGDYSCTLGHAEQLNSITHWLDGSMVYGSSLSELNNLRVGEEGLLKYSTTDGKELLPLRPGCSTCYFAGDARALENPQLTIIHTLMMREHNRIARALKKLNPLWDEETLFQETRRIVVAELQHITYNEYLPAMLGILLQKLITNFSRSRVLLSLHSKLIGEQAMEDFKLKPSTVGVQYNEETAVNPSILNEFAAAAFRIGHSQVQGSLVLYDENNQEVTDQSFTLSNSFFNSSMVPQPGFIDNAIRGLTKQVPSSVDVEYTSQLTNLLFKGSNGFGMDLVSLNVQRGREHGIPDYNTVRAFCGLPKAASFEDLSTEIEQQTIDNLKSVYDSVDDIDLYMGCLSESSKPVAGSVLGPTALCIIANQFAIIKNNDRYFYDVTNQISSFSTAQYDEIRKSASMARIMCDNNNGDINTIQPNVFRAPISDNGKQLCSIIPSLNLDMWKDPKATAPSKATVVTPSIILIALFSAKLLL, encoded by the exons ATGACATTCGTTCGTACACACATCGGAGGTGATTACAGCTGCACTCTGGGACACGCTGAACAG TTGAACAGCATAACTCACTGGCTGGATGGATCAATGGTTTATGGAAGCTCTTTATCCGAGTTAAATAATTTGAGAGTTGGAGAGGAGGGTCTGCTAAAATACTCGACCACTGATGGCAAGGAATTGTTACCTCTCAGGCCCGGCTGCTCTACTTGCTATTTCGCCG GTGACGCCAGAGCCCTTGAGAATCCGCAGTTGACCATCATACACACGTTGATGATGCGCGAACACAATAGAATCGCCAGAGCTCTGAAAAAACTCAATCCTCTGTGGGATGAAGAGACACTCTTTCAAGAGACTCGACGCATTGTCGTTGCGGAACTACAACACATTACGTACAACGAATATTTACCCGCCATGCTAGGTAtattattacaaaaattgATTACAAATTTCTCCAGAAGCCGCGTATTGTTATCTTTGCACTCTAAACTCATAGGCGAACAGGCAATGGAGGACTTCAAATTGAAACCGTCGACGGTGGGAGTTCAATACAACGAAGAAACTGCTGTCAATCCTTCGATATTGAACGAATTCGCAGCCGCTGCCTTCCGCATCGGTCATTCTCAAGTTCAAGGATCTCTAGT TCTTTATGACGAAAACAATCAAGAGGTCACCGATCAAAGTTTCACGCTGAGCAACTCCTTCTTCAACTCTTCCATGGTTCCACAACCGGGATTCATTGACAATGCCATACGTGGTCTAACTAAACAAGTTCCGTCCAGCGTAGACGTTGAATACACTTCGCAATTAACTAATCTTCTATTCAA GGGGTCGAATGGTTTTGGAATGGATCTGGTGTCGCTCAACGTGCAACGAGGTAGAGAACACGGAATTCCGGACTACAATACCGTTCGAGCCTTTTGCGGTCTTCCGAAAGCAGCTTCATTCGAAGATCTCTCAACCGAAATCGAGCAAcag ACGATTGATAACCTGAAATCAGTTTACGATTCGGTTGACGATATCGACTTGTACATGGGCTGCCTTTCCGAGTCCTCAAAACCTGTAGCCGGATCTGTGCTAGGACCCACGGCACTCTGTATTATAGCTAACCAATTCGCCATCATTAAGAACAACGATCGCTATTTCTACGATGTCACAAATCAAATCAGTTCGTTTTCAACAG CGCAATATGACGAGATTCGAAAATCAGCGAGTATGGCTCGAATCATGtgcgacaacaacaacggagATATAAACACTATCCAGCCAAATGTTTTCCGTGCCCCGATAAG TGACAACGGTAAACAACTGTGTAGCATCATCCCATCGCTAAACCTGGACATGTGGAAGGATCCTAAAGCTACAGCCCCCAGCAAAGCCACCGTCGTTACGCCGTCAATTATTCTAATCGCACTGTTCAGCGCCAAGTTGTTATTGTAA
- the LOC124314216 gene encoding thyroid peroxidase-like, which yields MAKLITSWLLLAISSSLLFTMAFSNDVSKTTNLQEIAAEALAKVESMLELERRLLAKGLTVNRGTSAHFHSLMVSADAGSKQRDSTLNASRILAASSLVKAKFNWSADEARRELPLFSLANTDLKASCPDSTTCSATSKYQPIDGSCHNQVHPQWGKANTPFQRILPNAYADGVYEPRKAVNGTELTSPRVISTTVIQPATRTSDDYTLVLMTWGQFITHDMTKSSSFTSGKREKINKTCWPLKMNSIANKITNCKQRMEKPLSAATQPAGGP from the exons ATGGCGAAACTAATAACTTCTTGGTTGCTATTGGCAATCTCTTCATCCTTATTATTTACAATGGCGTTTTCG AATGACGTTTCAAAAACGACCAACTTGCAAGAAATCGCTGCAGAGGCTCTGGCCAAAGTGGAATCCATGTTGGAACTCGAACGTCGTTTATTGGCTAAGGGGTTGACGGTCAACCGTGGCACATCAGCGCATTTCCACTCGCTTATGGTATCTGCCGACGCCGGATCGAAACAAAGGGACTCCACCCTGAACGCCAGTCGAATCCTGGCTGCATCATCTCTAGTGAAAGCTAA ATTTAATTGGAGCGCAGACGAGGCCAGAAGAGAACTCCCACTTTTTTCGTTGGCAAACACGGACCTGAAGGCTTCCTGCCCAGATTCTACCACCTGCTCAGCGACCAGCAAGTACCAACCGATTGACGGCTCGTGCCATAACCAAGTCCATCCGCAATGGGGGAAAGCGAACACACCTTTTCAGCGCATATTGCCCAACGCATACGCCGACG GTGTTTATGAGCCACGGAAAGCGGTTAACGGTACCGAACTGACAAGTCCCCGTGTCATTAGCACAACAGTCATCCAACCGGCCACTAGAACTTCAGACGATTACACTTTGGTTCTGATGACGTGGGGGCAGTTCATTACCCACGATATGACcaagtcttcttcttttacttcaggtaagagagaaaaaataaataaaacttgttGGCCGCTAAAGATGAACTCTATCgctaataaaattacaaactgTAAACAGCGGATGGAAAAACCCCTCAGTGCTGCAACGCAACCAGCGGGGGGCCCTTAG
- the LOC124314086 gene encoding adhesion G protein-coupled receptor L3-like gives MFVNAKAFWGLPWILRSDAVNRVQKNVDDTLFLLAENLIDGIYQNYGPNVNLLVQVENRPKLYYYEESYTYAAGGNDRMTLPAGFSSAVNDNNTLLYCSTFPAFQNILYGDALAQLMLESKPVRQVLVSKVVGASLGQPNGSSIHLADDQAEILLSTLNLDVYDVDEKSVRCAYWNVSTQDWSFDGCVVATNNKSATVCRCDHLTNFAVLMDINGVFQNQTTSALDYITIIGESISIVCLTLSLIPFYWVRTLRRDFRFVVHRNLCLNLLIAEILLLAGIDATANRDLCLSIAVFLHLFFLCAFSWMFVEGLYMYIIITKVFNDKGLKRWIYYIIGYGLPVLTVTITLAVTKTEAYLGDPFSYCWLSYENGAIWAFAGPVAAVVLMNLVFLILVLCVTFKSIRSTIGKKENKQNLRWIMGSISLTFILGITWVFGFLYFGQGSMIFAYVFTILNSLQGLFIFITLCVMSKKVRKDLVRQFVTSQRLQRVAHRFNVELSDMNTNISTAVRTEN, from the exons ATGTTTGTCAACGCAAAGGCGTTTTGGGGTTTGCCTTGGATTCTTCGTAGTGATGCTGTCAATCGAGTGCAGAAGAACGTCGATGATACTTTATTTCTCCTGGCTGAAAATCTCATCGATGGGATTTATCAAAACTATGGACCAAATGTTAACCTAC TTGTACAAGTGGAAAACAGACCTAAACTTTACTACTACGAGGAATCGTACACGTACGCTGCAGGTGGTAACGACCGAATGACTCTTCCAGCCGGATTCTCTTCAGCggtcaacgacaacaacactCTCCTCTATTGTTCCACTTTTCCTGCATTCCAAAACATTCTCTACGGCGATGCGTTGGC acaatTGATGTTGGAATCCAAACCGGTGAGGCAAGTCTTGGTGTCGAAGGTGGTCGGTGCCTCACTAGGTCAACCAAACGGAAGTAGTATTCATTTAGCTGACGATCAAGCCGAGATCCTGTTGAGCACGTTGAATTTGGATGTCTACGACGTCGATGAGAAGAGCGTCAGATGCGCTTATTGGAATGTTTCGACTCAAGACTGGTCGTTTGACGGATGCGTTGTGGCTACCAATA ATAAATCAGCCACTGTCTGCCGCTGCGATCATTTGACCAATTTTGCAGTTTTAATGGACATCAACGGCGTTTTTCAAAACCAA acgACGTCCGCTCTGGATTACATCACAATAATCGGCGAAAGTATTTCAATCGTTTGTCTGACGCTGTCTCTCATTCCCTTTTACTGGGTGCGAACTTTGCGACGCGATTTCCGCTTTGTGGTTCACCGAAACCTCTGTTTAAACCTTCTCATTGCCGAGATTCTCTTGTTGGCCGGAATTGACGCTACTGCCAACCGGGATCTCTGCCTATCCATCGCCGTATTCCTGCACCTGTTTTTCCTGTGCGCTTTCAGCTGGATGTTTGTGGAAGGTCTTTACAtgtacatcatcatcaccaaa GTTTTCAACGATAAAGGATTAAAACGCTGGATATACTACATCATCGGGTACGGATTACCTGTTTTAACTGTTACCATTACTCTAGCCGTAACTAAAACGGAAGCTTACCTCGGCGATCCTTTTTCATA TTGCTGGTTGAGTTATGAAAATGGGGCAATATGGGCCTTCGCTGGACCGGTTGCAGCCGTTGTTTTG ATGAACTTGGTGTTCCTAATATTGGTACTCTGTGTCACGTTCAAATCCATCCGCAGCACAatcgggaaaaaagagaataagcaAAACTTACGATGGATCATGGGATCGATTTCTCTCACTTTTATTCTGGGTATTACTTGGGTCTTTGGTTTCCTTTACTTCGGACAAGGCAGCATGATATTTGCTTACGTATTCACCATCCTGAACTCCCTGCAAGGattgttcatttttatcaCGTTATGCGTGATGAGCAAAAAAGTGCGCAAAGACTTGGTCAGGCAATTCGTCACTAGCCAG AGACTACAACGTGTGGCCCACCGCTTCAATGTTGAGCTGAGTGACATGAATACAAACATTTCAACGGCAGTAAGAAccgaaaattga
- the LOC124314196 gene encoding putative phosphatidate phosphatase isoform X3, producing MTDSASVRQVIIDFICLAIVWVPALIWYLIGKPFQRGFYCDDTSIRYPYKDSTVTDAELIGYSLSVPILLIIIVEILSWKRNSKWEGIIQQSSSLTTNISSSIRFRSVVIKIVHIVAIFLFGEGCSQLATDIGKYSVGRLRPHFIDVCQPANLNELCPLGGPPIYITDYTCTGTDEKKLLDSRLSFPSGHSSFSAYSMLYLVIYLQCRMNWSGSKLLRPLIQIAALIFSWYTGLSRITDYKHHWSDVLTGFLIGSLAASLTALYVSSFFNKHRSRSNMALLQERGDVELQTAASANK from the exons ATGACTGATTCCGCATCAGTTCGCCAGGTGATCATCGACTTTATCTGCCTTGCTATTG tttGGGTGCCTGCTCTGATTTGGTACCTGATCGGTAAACCTTTTCAGCGAGGATTCTACTGCGATGACACTTCCATCCGATATCCATACAAGGACTCGACCGTTACGGACGCAGAACTTATAGGTTATAGTCTCAGCGTGCCTATCTTACTG ATTATAATTGTGGAGATTTTAAGCTGGAAACGTAACTCAAAATGGGAAGGGATCATCCAACAGAGCAGTTCTTTAACGACTAATATTTCATCTTCTATCCGCTTCCGGTCCGTGGTGATCAAAATTGTCCACATAGTCGCAATCTTCCTATTCGGTGAGGGTTGCTCACAATTGGCTACGGATATCGGGAAATACTCCGTTGGACGTCTCCG TCCGCATTTTATTGACGTCTGCCAACCAGCAAACTTGAACGAGTTGTGTCCGTTGGGTGGGCCACCCATTTACATCACCGATTACACTTGCACGGGCACCGACGAGAAAAAACTTCTAGACTCTAG ATTGTCTTTCCCGTCTGGTCACTCTTCTTTTTCGGCCTACTCGATGTTGTATCTGGTGATATATCTCCAGTGCAGGATGAACTGGTCTGGCTCCAAGTTACTTCGGCCGCTGATCCAGATTGCAGCGTTGATATTTTCGTGGTACACAGGCCTTTCGCGAATTACTGACTACAAACACCACTG GAGTGATGTGTTAACGGGATTCCTCATCGGCAGCCTAGCTGCGTCGTTGACG GCGCTGTACGTATCCAGTTTCTTCAATAAGCATCGCTCTCGCAGCAACATGGCCCTGCTTCAGGAACGGGGAGACGTCGAACTGCAAACCGCAGCTTCAGCGAACAAATGA
- the LOC124314196 gene encoding phospholipid phosphatase 1-like isoform X1 — MTDSASVRQVIIDFICLAIVWVPALIWYLIGKPFQRGFYCDDTSIRYPYKDSTVTDAELIGYSLSVPILLIIIVEILSWKRNSKWEGIIQQSSSLTTNISSSIRFRSVVIKIVHIVAIFLFGEGCSQLATDIGKYSVGRLRPHFIDVCQPANLNELCPLGGPPIYITDYTCTGTDEKKLLDSRLSFPSGHSSFSAYSMLYLVIYLQCRMNWSGSKLLRPLIQIAALIFSWYTGLSRITDYKHHWSDVLTGFAIGYTAASLTALYIAKFFKASSYGTTPLLPQNRSDIELQNHSEASAQCDCETRPTST, encoded by the exons ATGACTGATTCCGCATCAGTTCGCCAGGTGATCATCGACTTTATCTGCCTTGCTATTG tttGGGTGCCTGCTCTGATTTGGTACCTGATCGGTAAACCTTTTCAGCGAGGATTCTACTGCGATGACACTTCCATCCGATATCCATACAAGGACTCGACCGTTACGGACGCAGAACTTATAGGTTATAGTCTCAGCGTGCCTATCTTACTG ATTATAATTGTGGAGATTTTAAGCTGGAAACGTAACTCAAAATGGGAAGGGATCATCCAACAGAGCAGTTCTTTAACGACTAATATTTCATCTTCTATCCGCTTCCGGTCCGTGGTGATCAAAATTGTCCACATAGTCGCAATCTTCCTATTCGGTGAGGGTTGCTCACAATTGGCTACGGATATCGGGAAATACTCCGTTGGACGTCTCCG TCCGCATTTTATTGACGTCTGCCAACCAGCAAACTTGAACGAGTTGTGTCCGTTGGGTGGGCCACCCATTTACATCACCGATTACACTTGCACGGGCACCGACGAGAAAAAACTTCTAGACTCTAG ATTGTCTTTCCCGTCTGGTCACTCTTCTTTTTCGGCCTACTCGATGTTGTATCTGGTGATATATCTCCAGTGCAGGATGAACTGGTCTGGCTCCAAGTTACTTCGGCCGCTGATCCAGATTGCAGCGTTGATATTTTCGTGGTACACAGGCCTTTCGCGAATTACTGACTACAAACACCACTG GAGCGACGTATTGACGGGATTCGCCATCGGCTACACTGCTGCGTCGCTCACG GCCTTGTACATAGCTAAATTCTTCAAGGCAAGTTCTTATGGCACAACACCGTTGCTGCCTCAAAATAGAAGTGACATCGAACTTCAAAACCACTCAGAAGCTTCGGCCCAATGTGACTGTGAGACGAGACCAACTTCTACCTAA
- the LOC124314196 gene encoding putative phosphatidate phosphatase isoform X2, whose product MVCCDCTLTMTSAPLIRQVLIDVICLIFVYLPVILLQLLGKPFKRGFYCDDTSIRYPYKDSTVTSAMLYGYSYGLPIASMIIVEIVRWKLSSPSQNLSSRNTSSTINISSRIRIPSEVVEVIHLIAIFLFGAACTEWATDFGKYFIGRLRPHFLSICQPENFLEICPPNGLPIYITQFKCTGKNGQRLQDSRMSFPSGHASFSSYAMLYLVLYLQSRMNWSGSKLLRPTIQIAALMLTWYTGLSRITDYKHHWSDVLTGFLIGSLAASLTALYVSSFFNKHRSRSNMALLQERGDVELQTAASANK is encoded by the exons ATGGTGTGTTGTGATTGCACTTTGACAATGACTTCTGCCCCACTCATTCGTCAAGTGCTCATCGACGTTATCTGCCTTATTTTTG TTTATTTGCCGGTTATTCTTTTGCAACTGCTCGGTAAACCTTTTAAAAGAGGATTCTACTGCGATGACACTTCCATTCGTTATCCTTATAAGGATTCGACCGTTACCAGCGCTATGCTTTACGGTTACAGCTACGGCCTTCCCATCGCATcg ATGATCATAGTGGAGATTGTTCGGTGGAAACTCAGCTCACCGTCGCAAAACCTAAGCTCCCGTAATACCTCTTCTACGATAAATATTTCATCGAGAATCCGCATTCCGTCGGAGGTCGTTGAGGTTATCCACCTGATTGCCATCTTCCTCTTTGGTGCGGCTTGCACAGAGTGGGCCACGGATTTCGGCAAATATTTCATCGGCCGTCTTCG TCCTCACTTTCTTTCCATCTGTCAACCTGAAAATTTCTTGGAGATATGTCCGCCGAATGGGCTGCCCATTTACATCACACAATTTAAATGCACCGGCAAAAATGGGCAAAGATTACAAGATTCTAg AATGTCGTTCCCCTCTGGTCAcgcttccttttcttcctacGCGATGTTGTATCTGGTGCTATATCTCCAGAGCAGGATGAACTGGTCTGGCTCCAAATTACTTCGACCAACCATTCAGATTGCAGCACTTATGCTTACGTGGTACACAGGCCTTTCACGAATTACTGACTACAAACACCACTG GAGTGATGTGTTAACGGGATTCCTCATCGGCAGCCTAGCTGCGTCGTTGACG GCGCTGTACGTATCCAGTTTCTTCAATAAGCATCGCTCTCGCAGCAACATGGCCCTGCTTCAGGAACGGGGAGACGTCGAACTGCAAACCGCAGCTTCAGCGAACAAATGA
- the LOC124314203 gene encoding putative phosphatidate phosphatase isoform X1 gives MTSAALIRQLVIDAICLAIVWLPVLLLDLIGKPFERGFYCDDTSIRYPYKDSTVTSAVLYSYSLGLPIAMIITVEIFRWKHNLKSENVSRQNICSTINISSSIRIPSVIAEIIHLVVIFLFGAACSQVATDFGKYTVGRLRPHFIDMCKPENLSELCPLGGPPVYITDFKCTGTNEQRIKDSRLSFPSGHASFSAYAMLFLALYLQRRMNWTGSKLFRSTIQITALMLTWYTGLSRITDYKHHWSDVLAGFFIGFTAASLTALYVSSLFRPSSNSNIALPTLLSDSKIDRERRIPH, from the exons ATGACTTCTGCTGCACTCATTCGCCAACTGGTCATCGACGCTATATGCCTTGCTATTG TTTGGCTGCCGGTTCTACTTTTGGATCTGATCGGGAAGCCTTTCGAGCGAGGATTCTATTGCGATGACACCTCTATTCGATATCCTTACAAAGACTCGACGGTCACCAGCGCTGTGCTCTACAGTTACAGCCTCGGCCTACCCATTGCAATG ATTATTACTGTGGAGATTTTCCGCTGGAAACATAACTTGAAATCGGAAAATGTAAGTCGCCAGAACATATGTTCTACGATCAACATTTCGTCATCAATCCGCATCCCTTCTGTGATCGCTGAGATCATCCATCTGGTCGTTATTTTCCTCTTCGGTGCGGCTTGTTCACAGGTGGCCACAGATTTTGGCAAATACACCGTCGGTCGTCTCCg TCCTCACTTTATTGACATGTGTAAACCTGAAAATTTATCCGAGTTGTGTCCGCTGGGTGGACCACCCGTTTACATCACCGATTTCAAATGTACTGGTACGAACGAGCAAAGAATTAAGGATTCTAG ATTGTCTTTCCCATCTGGTCACGCTTCCTTTTCGGCCTACGCAATGCTGTTTCTAGCTCTTTATCTCCAGCGAAGGATGAATTGGACTGGATCCAAGTTATTTCGTTCAACTATCCAAATTACAGCACTGATGCTTACGTGGTACACTGGCCTTTCACGAATTACTGACTACAAACACCATTG GAGTGATGTGTTAGCGGGGTTCTTCATTGGATTCACCGCTGCATCGTTAACG GCGCTGTACGTATCCAGTCTATTCAGGCCATCCTCTAATAGCAATATTGCTCTGCCCACCCTGCTGTCTGATAGTAAAATCGATCGTGAACGACGAATTCCCCATTAA
- the LOC124314203 gene encoding putative phosphatidate phosphatase isoform X2, protein MTSAALIRQLVIDAICLAIVWLPVLLLDLIGKPFERGFYCDDTSIRYPYKDSTVTSAVLYSYSLGLPIAMIITVEIFRWKHNLKSENVSRQNICSTINISSSIRIPSVIAEIIHLVVIFLFGAACSQVATDFGKYTVGRLRPHFIDMCKPENLSELCPLGGPPVYITDFKCTGTNEQRIKDSRLSFPSGHASFSAYAMLFLALYLQRRMNWTGSKLFRSTIQITALMLTWYTGLSRITDYKHHWSDVLAGFFIGFTAASLTALFSLESRLRYRDFCIV, encoded by the exons ATGACTTCTGCTGCACTCATTCGCCAACTGGTCATCGACGCTATATGCCTTGCTATTG TTTGGCTGCCGGTTCTACTTTTGGATCTGATCGGGAAGCCTTTCGAGCGAGGATTCTATTGCGATGACACCTCTATTCGATATCCTTACAAAGACTCGACGGTCACCAGCGCTGTGCTCTACAGTTACAGCCTCGGCCTACCCATTGCAATG ATTATTACTGTGGAGATTTTCCGCTGGAAACATAACTTGAAATCGGAAAATGTAAGTCGCCAGAACATATGTTCTACGATCAACATTTCGTCATCAATCCGCATCCCTTCTGTGATCGCTGAGATCATCCATCTGGTCGTTATTTTCCTCTTCGGTGCGGCTTGTTCACAGGTGGCCACAGATTTTGGCAAATACACCGTCGGTCGTCTCCg TCCTCACTTTATTGACATGTGTAAACCTGAAAATTTATCCGAGTTGTGTCCGCTGGGTGGACCACCCGTTTACATCACCGATTTCAAATGTACTGGTACGAACGAGCAAAGAATTAAGGATTCTAG ATTGTCTTTCCCATCTGGTCACGCTTCCTTTTCGGCCTACGCAATGCTGTTTCTAGCTCTTTATCTCCAGCGAAGGATGAATTGGACTGGATCCAAGTTATTTCGTTCAACTATCCAAATTACAGCACTGATGCTTACGTGGTACACTGGCCTTTCACGAATTACTGACTACAAACACCATTG GAGTGATGTGTTAGCGGGGTTCTTCATTGGATTCACCGCTGCATCGTTAACG GCGCT GTTCTCTCTTGAGTCTCGACTAAGGTACAGGGACTTTTGTATTGTTTAG